From the genome of Mucilaginibacter paludis DSM 18603:
ATAAATTGTTTGGGATGAGAGGTTCTGCTGATGGGCCAAAAGCGACTACCGATACCGCCAGCCATGATTATGGCATAGTAATTACTGTTCATATTTTGTTGTTTTTTTTGAATCGATTTTAAGATCGTGAAATTGAATAATAATTTTCAAACTACGATAACTAATAAAAAATTATTTTGAATAAAAATGATGTTTATTTCAAAAAATAGTTGTACATTATACTTTGAATATCATAGTTTCTTAAAAAAGCATATTTTAATGCCATTTCTTTAAAAAATTTTGTTATTTTGATCTTTAATTTTTTATACACACATCGAATAATTTTATAGTAATGATTGAGACGAAGAAGTCACTTTTCGATAATCTTCAGAATTTTTTTGGTTTCGATAACTTCAAGGGTGAGCAGGAAGCTATTATTACAAATATTTTGTCAGGCAACGATACTTTTGTGATCATGCCAACCGGTGGCGGAAAATCCATGTGTTACCAATTGCCGGCCTTGATGACCGATGGCATGGCAATCGTAATATCACCGCTGATAGCCCTGATGAAAAACCAGGTGGATCAGTTAAGGGCTTTTGGAGGATCTGACAGTATAGCCCATTTTTTAAACTCCTCATTAACTAAATCAGAAATTACGAAAGTTAAAGAAGATGTACTGAGCGGTAAAACCAAGCTGCTTTATGTAGCACCTGAATCATTAACCAAGCAGGAAAATATTGATTTTTTGCGTTTAAACTCGGTTTCCTTCGTTGCTGTTGATGAAGCGCATTGTATATCGGAGTGGGGCCATGATTTTAGGCCGGAGTATCGTAAAATACGCCAGGTAATTAGCAACATAGGCGAGAATATCCCCATTATCGCGTTAACAGCTACCGCCACGCCTAAAGTGCAGCAGGATATCCAGAAAAACCTGCAGATGAACAATGCTACCATTTACAAATCATCGTTTAATCGCGGTAATTTGTTTTACGAGGTTAGGGCCAAGCGCAATGTTTTAAAAGAGATTGTAAGGTTTGTTAAACAGCACACCGGTAAATCGGGCATTATTTATTGCCTGAGCCGTAAAAAAGTTGAAGAAGTTGCCGAAGCTTTGAGCCTTAACGGCGTAAAGGCGCTCCCTTACCACGCCGGTTTGGACGCCAAGGTACGCGCCGACACGCAAGACAGATTCCTGATGGAGGATGTAGATGTGATTGTAGCGACGATTGCTTTTGGAATGGGCATTGATAAACCCGATGTTAGGTATGTGATACACCACGATGTGCCCAAGAGCATGGAGGGTTATTACCAGGAAACCGGGCGTGCAGGCCGCGATGGCGGAGAAGGTGTTTGCTTAGCTTTTTACTCTGAAAAGGATATTGATAAGCTACAGAAATTTATGAAAGATAAGCCTGTTGCCGAAAGGGAAATAGGTACGCAGATATTAAAGGAAGTGATTGATTATGCCGAATCTGCAGTTTGCAGGCGTAAGCAGATATTGCACTACTTTGGCGAAAACTTTAACGAGGCCGGCTGTAATTGCATGTGCGATAACTGCAGTGCCACCAAGCAGTACTTTGATGCCGAAGCTCCTTTGCATAAGGCCTTGAGCCTGATGAAGAAGTTGGGCGAAAAATTTGATGATCATCACATTATCAGCGTTTTAATGGGTGTTGATAATCCGCAGATCCACAATTACGAACATCATTTAATTGAGGAGTTTGGATCTGGCAAAGAGGAAGGCATCAACCTATGGAATTCGTTGATGAGGCAGGCGCTCTTAAATAATTTTGTATCTAAGGATATCGACCATTATGGCTTGCTGCGCTTAACCAAATCGGGCCACGCGTTTTTAGAAAACCCTTATACGCTTCGGTATGTTTTAAACAGGCCGATGGGTTCAACCGATGATGATGACGGCGATGATGCCAAACACGGCGGCTCGGCGGCGTTAGATACTGTTTTGCTGCAAATGCTGAAAGATCAGCGGAAAAAAATAGCCAAGCAAAAAGGATTGCCCCCGTTTGTTATCTTCCAGGATCCTTCTTTAGAGGAGATGTGCACGCATTATCCTATCAGCATTGACGAACTGAAGCAGATTTCGGGCGTTGGATCAGGTAAGGCATTAAAATTTGGTGCGCCTTTTATCGATCTGATAAAAAAATATGTGGAGGAGCATGATATTGACCGCCCTGTAGATATGGTGATTAAGAGTGCCGCCAACAAATCTGCCTTAAAGGTTTATATCATCCAGAATATTGATCGCCATTTATCGCTGGAAGATATAGCTAATTCCAAAGGCCTGAGCTATGAAGATATTATCCGCGAGGTTGAATCTATCGTCAACTCAGGCACCAAGTTAAACCTGAACTATTATATTGATGAGATGATAGACGAGGACAGGCAGGAAGAGGTATTTGATTATTTTAAATCGAGCGAGATTGACTCGATTGATGAAGCCCTGGTAGAGTTAGGCCCCAACGAATACACCCGTGAAGAAATGCAGTTGATGCGGATTAAATTTATGAGTGAGTTAGGAAATTAATTTTAACTGACCCTGATAGAGAGAAAGAGCGATAGGATTAACTTATCGCTCTTTTTTTGTACCTATAGCGCAGGGCAACGCTAAAAAAGTTTATTTGATTTTACTGACACAGACGGGAAACCCGCCGACAAATGGGCGCCTACAGAGCCCAAACTTCTTTTTTCAGGACTATACATATAGTAGTGCGGTATTGATTTGCTGGCTGGTAGATACTTTAGTAAAACCGTTTGTGTTTTTGCTGGCCAAGATTGGTTTGCAACAGCTACATCATCGCTTTTAAACTGGTTTGATTATTACAGAGTTAATTTGATTGTTAAACCATTGCGTGAAATTTTGCTCAAAGCATTGAAAATATCCTAATGGTACAATCATGACAGAGCATCAGCACAATACATTCAACCCCGTTACCGTGTTAAGATTGAGTATTGGTATCGTTTATTTGTGGTTTGGCGTATTGAAATTATTTTATGGTTTGAGCCCGGCCGAGCATATCGCTTCGCAAACGATACACCAATTAACTTTCGGATTAATGCCTGACCGGGTTGCTATTGACTTGTTGGCGCTGTGGGAATGCGGTTTAGGCTTGCTGTTGCTGATGTGTAAATGCATGAAAGCGGTTTTGTTAATGATGTTTATTCATATGGGTTTTACGTTTACGCCTTTTTTGTTTTTTCCGCACCAAACTTTTAATCATTTGCCTTACGATTTTACCCTGCTTGGCCAATACATCATGAAAAATATCATCATCATCAGCGGTGGCCTGGTACTTTGGCGACAATATGTACAGCAGGTTCCGTTGTTTTTGGTGTCCTCTCCGGCCAATCAACATAAATGATTCCTTTTTCGGAATTAAATTCTACTTAACGTGTTTTTTCTTTTATTATTAAAATTAAATTCTGTTTTTATTTTATAATTCAGCTTTATATTCTTTGTAATTTTAATATTACAGTATTATTGAAATTTGGCGTTAAACTAAGGCGGGTAGCTATCGTCTTAGATATATAACACAACAATAAAAAAGTTGAAACTACCAGGAATAAAAAAACAAGATCCAAAGTAGTTGTAAATTAAAATAAAAAAATAAACAGCATGAAAAAGTTAATTTTAGTATCCGCAATAGCAATTAGTGGTTTAATGTATCAAACTGCAAGTGCCCAAATAGGTCTGCATTTAAACGTTAATTTAGGCCCAAGGCCGGTTTACGTTGCACCGGCACCGGTTTATAATGATGCTGATTATTATTATCTGCCCGAAGTTGAAGCCTATTACTCGGTAAGTAATCACTGTTATTATTACCAGGATGGTGGAAATTGGATAACAGGAGCCTACCTGCCAGGCAGGTTTCATGATTATGATTGGCAACATGCACGCCGGTTTGCAGTTAACGAGCCAAGGCCATACTTACACAACGATGTTTACCGCGCCAGGTATGGCGGGATACAAGGCCGCCGCGACTGGGGACGTCGTGATGATCATAATGTGAGGGAATATGCCAGTCAGGACCGATTTAACCACGATGAGAACAGGAGAAACGACAATCAACATTACGATGCAAGGCCTAATCAGCAACGTAATGATCAAGGCGGCAGAGGTAATTACAACGACAGGGGAGACCACGACAATGGCGACCATGGAAGACGTGGAAGATTTTAACTATTGATTATTGATTAAGTTTGGCCGCCTTGTATAACAGCAGGGCGGCTTTTTTATGCCATTAGTTTTTTAAGGCGAACATAAAAAGTTGTCCCTTCACCCGGGGTACTTTCAAACCATATTTCGCCGTTGTGGCTCTCTGTAATTTGCTTTGAAATGGATAGGCCCAGCCCGAATGATTTTTCGCCAGCGGTGCCGGGCCTTTTAGCCTCGGTGAACATGTTAAAAACCTGGTCTTTAATATCAGCCGGAATACCTATTCCCTGGTCCTTAACCGCTATTTTGATTTTGTCGTCTTCAACGCTCAGTTTAACGCCGATAACAGAACCCTGCGGGCTAAAT
Proteins encoded in this window:
- the recQ gene encoding DNA helicase RecQ codes for the protein METKKSLFDNLQNFFGFDNFKGEQEAIITNILSGNDTFVIMPTGGGKSMCYQLPALMTDGMAIVISPLIALMKNQVDQLRAFGGSDSIAHFLNSSLTKSEITKVKEDVLSGKTKLLYVAPESLTKQENIDFLRLNSVSFVAVDEAHCISEWGHDFRPEYRKIRQVISNIGENIPIIALTATATPKVQQDIQKNLQMNNATIYKSSFNRGNLFYEVRAKRNVLKEIVRFVKQHTGKSGIIYCLSRKKVEEVAEALSLNGVKALPYHAGLDAKVRADTQDRFLMEDVDVIVATIAFGMGIDKPDVRYVIHHDVPKSMEGYYQETGRAGRDGGEGVCLAFYSEKDIDKLQKFMKDKPVAEREIGTQILKEVIDYAESAVCRRKQILHYFGENFNEAGCNCMCDNCSATKQYFDAEAPLHKALSLMKKLGEKFDDHHIISVLMGVDNPQIHNYEHHLIEEFGSGKEEGINLWNSLMRQALLNNFVSKDIDHYGLLRLTKSGHAFLENPYTLRYVLNRPMGSTDDDDGDDAKHGGSAALDTVLLQMLKDQRKKIAKQKGLPPFVIFQDPSLEEMCTHYPISIDELKQISGVGSGKALKFGAPFIDLIKKYVEEHDIDRPVDMVIKSAANKSALKVYIIQNIDRHLSLEDIANSKGLSYEDIIREVESIVNSGTKLNLNYYIDEMIDEDRQEEVFDYFKSSEIDSIDEALVELGPNEYTREEMQLMRIKFMSELGN